GGACGAGACCGTCATGAAATCGAACGAGGCCGGCCCCGAAGGAGAGGGCCACCGCGACGGCAGCAAGGACTCCGACAGATCGAGCCCTGAGGGACGACTTCTCGCCTTGCGGCCTTCCGAACGCGCCGACGATGAAGTGGGCCCCCGCGACGGCCACGAGCGGGCAGAGCGGAAGCAGGTTGCGGAAAGGTTGAAAGCCATAACGCAGGAAGGGAAGGGTGAGGAGAGTCGCGAAAAGCAGCCACGTCCAGGCGGTGGCGCGGTGCTCACGCCGACGCAGCATCTGCCACAGGCCGGCAGCCGCGCAGAGAAGGAGCGGAACGCCGAGCTCGTACGTCTGAACCGCGCTCTGCCAGTACGACGCCGTGGCCTCCCAATACTCGTACAACCCGGTCTGGATTCGCAGGGCGCTGACGGTCTCGTGAAAGCGCAGCGCGAGCGTCGGCAATCCCAGCGCGAGGCCGGTCAGGAAACCGGCACCCAACGCCACGGCGGACCGGACGGCACGCGAAACGGTCGGCGCCGCGACAAGCACGGCGATGAGTGCAACGGGCACGAGGACGACCGCCGAGTACTTGGAAGCCGCCGCCAGAGCGCCGGCAAGACCTGCTCCGAACGCGAGAAAATGCGCAGACCGGGCCGCGTCGTCGTCGACGTCCCGCGCCGACCGGCGATACCGGGCGACGAAATAGAGCGCCAGCACCGCGAAAAACGCCGTGGGCGTGTCGACCATTACAAAGGAGCCGCGCCGGACGAACGACGGACAGCAGGCGACCAGCAGCGCCGCCACCCAGCCCGTCCGCGGCCCGAAGAGGCTTCCGCCGAGGAGACCCGTGACGAGGACCGTGCCGATGCCCAGGAGGAGCATCACGAGCCGTCCGGTCACGATCAGTTCGGTCGGGCCGAGAATGTCGTAGAGCGGCCCAGCAGGGGTATCGACCTCGTCGTGGGAGGGAATGCCCTCCACCAGCGACCTGCCCGTCGTGACTGCGCTCTGGAAGTAGTCCACTCCCTTCGCTGCGACGGAAATGAGGTAGAAGGTGAGGGGCGGGTATCCGTAATAGCCGGGGTCCCAACTGCCGCTTCGGAGGAGCTGCTCGGTCGGGTGGAGGACATGGCCCTCATCCACGTACGCGATATAGGGAAGGCCAGGCGTCAGCGAAAGGGCACGAAGGCAGATCGCCAGTACGATCGGAAGCGCCCAGCGGCTGGCTATTGCGGCAGCCCCACCGCGACGAAATCGGCCCGGTCCTCGTATGCTCTCCACAGTTCATCGAAGATTACAGCACGCACCGACCGAGAGGCAGGCAAGTCCATTCCCCTTCGAAACCCGATGACGGGCGGCCCCTTGCGCGCCCCTCTTGCCACACTGGCGATCCTGGCGGTGGCGATCGTGGGAGTCCTCGGTGTCCTGCCTTCGCTCGCCAGCCCGGATCTCAACTGGTGCTATCCGTTCATGGGGCCCGACTCCTGGGACTGGCTGGTCAACGGGCTCTACTGGAGCGGCGCACCGGTTCAAGCGAGCTTCCGGCCGCCCGGGCTGCCGCTGGTCATCGCGCTGCTCCACCGTCTTGCGGCGCTCCCGCTCCTGCCCTACCTCAACTTCGCGATGCTCGGCCTCGCGGCCTTGCTGCTCCATCGCCTCGTGCGTCTGCGGCACTCGTCGGTCGTCGCAGCGCTCGCCGTCCTGCTCTTCGTCTCGAACGGCTCGCTCTTCGGCTACACGCGCTTCGTCATGGCCGAAGTCTGGACGCTGCCGTTCCTCATCGTGGCCGCGATCGCTTTCATCCGGGCCGCCGAGAGACCGCGCAGTTATCTGCTCTGCGCGTTTCTCCTCTCGGTGAGCTTTCTGTTCCACTACGCCGGCGCAGTGGTCGGCGTCGGCCTCGGACTGGCGGTGCTCCTCTACCGCCGCGAGATTCTCTTCACGCGCTGGCCCTGGCTCGCTCTGGCCGTCGCATCCCCACTGCCGGCCAGCTGGATGGTGGTCCGGGAGATCCACAACCGCTCGAGCGAAAACTCCCATCTCGTCGTGGGGCTCGTCCGGCCCTCCCTCGAGAACTCCTGGTACTACGCCGTCGTAGCGACGGCCCTGGTGAGCCTCGTCGCGCTGCCGCTCTACGTCGCGGGCTTCGCCCGGCTCTTCCCGAGGAGAGGCAGCCGACTCGCTCCCTGGGCGCAAGCGGTGCTGCTCCCGTTCCTCGCGCTGGCGATCTTCTTCGTCCTGGTCTACAGCTGGGCGGACAAGCGCTTCCTCTACTACCTCTTCCCCTTCGCTCTCGCGATCGCCTCCGAAGGCGTCGCCCTGATCGTGGCCTGGGGTCGCCGCGGGCGCTGGCAAGCCGCCTCGGCGACCCTGCTCCTCCTTGTCGTCGCGCTCTGGAACAGGATTCCTTATCCGGCCGGCTCGCACCGGCTGCTGGCTCTCACACCGCGCAATTTCCTCGACGCCGCGGAAGGGCTGCACAGCGCCAAGGATCGGTCCGTCGCGGCCGCCTGGTCGGCGGGCCTCCTCGCCACGGATGGGTTCCTCTCGTTCCAGGGCCCTCCTCTGACCTGCATGAGTCCCCTGGAGCGAGCGGCGACGCCACAGCTGCGCAGCCTCCTGGCAGAGCATCTCGAACCGGCTGCCCCGATCGCTTTCGCCGGCAGGGGCGGAGATGCGACCGCCTACTGGGTGGACACCAACCGCCTAACCCTCGCTCTCGAGCGCCCGGTCGTCAAGCCCGGCGGCCCCCGCTACGTCCTGCGCCGCCTCGAAGAGCCCGACCCGCACGCCCTGACGACAGTTGGCCCCTGGGAGGTCTTCGACCTGGCGGACAAGGGCATCGGCCACCAACAGCGGCGTCGCAAGCAGCGACCGAAGACGACGCCGCAGCAACTCCCTGCTGCTGTGAGCCTCGAGTAGCAGCCCTCATGTATTCTCATCTGCGGGAAAAGTACCGAGTTCCCTCCTCATGCGACTGCTAGATAAATTCAAGCTGCGCCCGAGTAGCGGTGCCCCGTCCGCTTCCGCACTTCCCATCGAGACCCCCACGGCACTTCGAGTCATCGACGAACACTTCACTCCTGAATCGGCGCTCGACCTCGAGACTTATATCGCTGCCGGCGACCTCACGGCCATTCACCACCTGGCACGGTATCTCTGGGCGAGGGAGCTCCTGCCCACCGGCAGATCGAACGTCCTCGACCTGGGTTGCGGAAGCGGGTACGGCAGCTTCCTCATGGCCCAGGCTCGTCCAGAAGCCAGCGTCATCGGAGTCGTCTACGATGAGCAGGCAGTGGATCACGCAAGGCGGCATCACCAGCTGGACAACTTGACCTTTGCAGCGGGCGACCCGACTGATTGGGAACGGACCATAGGCGGCTCGCAGCTCGACGCCATCGCCTGCTTCGATGTCATCGAGCACGTTCAACATCGCGAACTGCTCCTCGAAGGGGTAGCGGGGCACCTTCATCCCCAAGGGCTATTTCTCTTCTCGACTCCGTGCGCCTCCGACAGCAACAATCTGAAACCCGGCTGGGAGCACCATCGCATCGAATACTCGACGGCGAGCCTCTACGACTTCCTCGGCCGCTACTTCTCCGAGGTGAGCCTTTCGGAAGACTCGTCGTTTCCTGGACGCGCTCTGTTCGAAGGTCTGCATGCGCGCGGCGTGCTCTACGAGCTCCGTCTGAATCCGGTCATCTGTCGCAAACCGATCCGCATCCCCAATCCCTATCGATCTTGAGATTGCCTGCGCTGCAGCGGGCCGCGCGTCCGAAAGGAAACTGAACCTGTCTTCACCCACCTGGCTTCGCAAGAACTTGTTGACCCGCCTCGCTCGACTTCGCGGCGGCGCGGAACCCGCAGACACCTCCAGTCCAGACTGGGTCGAGGAAGACCTCGGCCGGAGGTTGCTCGGGTTGGATGGGGGTCTGGGTCTCTTCCGCTGGGTCCACCTGCTCGAGGCTTTTGAGCGCGCGGGCGCGCCGCGCAGCGTCCTTTCCGTCGGCAGCGGCGAGGGACTGCACGAGGCGCTGCTTGCCAGGCATTTCTCGACAACAAGTGTGTGTGGCGTCGACCTTCGTCAGCCGCAGGTCGAGCTCTCCTTGCCGAACCTCGAGTACTTGCAGGGCAACCTGCTCGACCCAGAGTTCGCAGCCAGGTTGCCGCCGGCCGACCTCGTCTACTCGATCGAGTGCCTCGAGCACATCGTGGACGACCGCGGTGTCTTCGCGAGGATGGTGCAGTTGGTCCGGCCGGGCGGCTGGATCTACCTCGAGGTGCCCTTCGCAAGCGAAGCGGAACAGGCCGATCCAGAGGTCTGCCGGCGGGAGTTCGAGGCGCACGAACATGTCCGTCCCGGCTATGCAGCGCGCCAGCTCGAAGCCCTCGCGCGGGATCAAGGGCTAGCGGACGTTCGCGTCGCCGGAGCCTTCTGGTTTCCCATCCAGCCGATGGTCTGGCTGGCGAGTCGACATCTCACGGCGCCCGCCGTCGCCGACCATTGGCGGAGCTTCCTCGCCGTCGCGGAGCTCGACCTGCGGGA
Above is a window of Thermoanaerobaculia bacterium DNA encoding:
- a CDS encoding glycosyltransferase family 39 protein; amino-acid sequence: MDEGHVLHPTEQLLRSGSWDPGYYGYPPLTFYLISVAAKGVDYFQSAVTTGRSLVEGIPSHDEVDTPAGPLYDILGPTELIVTGRLVMLLLGIGTVLVTGLLGGSLFGPRTGWVAALLVACCPSFVRRGSFVMVDTPTAFFAVLALYFVARYRRSARDVDDDAARSAHFLAFGAGLAGALAAASKYSAVVLVPVALIAVLVAAPTVSRAVRSAVALGAGFLTGLALGLPTLALRFHETVSALRIQTGLYEYWEATASYWQSAVQTYELGVPLLLCAAAGLWQMLRRREHRATAWTWLLFATLLTLPFLRYGFQPFRNLLPLCPLVAVAGAHFIVGAFGRPQGEKSSLRARSVGVLAAVAVALSFGAGLVRFHDGLV
- a CDS encoding glycosyltransferase family 39 protein translates to MTGGPLRAPLATLAILAVAIVGVLGVLPSLASPDLNWCYPFMGPDSWDWLVNGLYWSGAPVQASFRPPGLPLVIALLHRLAALPLLPYLNFAMLGLAALLLHRLVRLRHSSVVAALAVLLFVSNGSLFGYTRFVMAEVWTLPFLIVAAIAFIRAAERPRSYLLCAFLLSVSFLFHYAGAVVGVGLGLAVLLYRREILFTRWPWLALAVASPLPASWMVVREIHNRSSENSHLVVGLVRPSLENSWYYAVVATALVSLVALPLYVAGFARLFPRRGSRLAPWAQAVLLPFLALAIFFVLVYSWADKRFLYYLFPFALAIASEGVALIVAWGRRGRWQAASATLLLLVVALWNRIPYPAGSHRLLALTPRNFLDAAEGLHSAKDRSVAAAWSAGLLATDGFLSFQGPPLTCMSPLERAATPQLRSLLAEHLEPAAPIAFAGRGGDATAYWVDTNRLTLALERPVVKPGGPRYVLRRLEEPDPHALTTVGPWEVFDLADKGIGHQQRRRKQRPKTTPQQLPAAVSLE
- a CDS encoding class I SAM-dependent methyltransferase encodes the protein MRLLDKFKLRPSSGAPSASALPIETPTALRVIDEHFTPESALDLETYIAAGDLTAIHHLARYLWARELLPTGRSNVLDLGCGSGYGSFLMAQARPEASVIGVVYDEQAVDHARRHHQLDNLTFAAGDPTDWERTIGGSQLDAIACFDVIEHVQHRELLLEGVAGHLHPQGLFLFSTPCASDSNNLKPGWEHHRIEYSTASLYDFLGRYFSEVSLSEDSSFPGRALFEGLHARGVLYELRLNPVICRKPIRIPNPYRS
- a CDS encoding class I SAM-dependent methyltransferase, which produces MDGGLGLFRWVHLLEAFERAGAPRSVLSVGSGEGLHEALLARHFSTTSVCGVDLRQPQVELSLPNLEYLQGNLLDPEFAARLPPADLVYSIECLEHIVDDRGVFARMVQLVRPGGWIYLEVPFASEAEQADPEVCRREFEAHEHVRPGYAARQLEALARDQGLADVRVAGAFWFPIQPMVWLASRHLTAPAVADHWRSFLAVAELDLREAVPQSRAEATAIKLLARLPR